Proteins found in one Molothrus aeneus isolate 106 unplaced genomic scaffold, BPBGC_Maene_1.0 scaffold_35, whole genome shotgun sequence genomic segment:
- the LOC136570646 gene encoding zinc finger protein 135-like: MEPGQDFSCPGSVWMEEEEKPWRFRTRRGCKPSPGSCREERAPLSQEGGRRSSQSSELVEKPHGREKPHKCLECGKGFSRRLHLIQHQVIHTGKQPYECEECGKRFSWSSSLRRHQVLHTGERPYECEECGKSFSQSSILIQHQRIHTGEKPFECGECGKSFRQRGSLMQHKMIHTGDRPYECGECGMSFCQKGSLMQHHRIHTGGKPYECVECGKSFGYSSGLRKHERIHTGEKPYECGECGKSFSIKFQLTEHQRIHSGEKPYKCGECGRSFRESWALIRHQVIHTGERPYTCLECGKSYGWHSDLRKHQQRVHSGEKPYKCSECGKRFHRSSDLLVHERSHTEERPFRCPDCGKGFKLNSHLTIHRRIHTGERPYECGECGKSFSQRSILTKHQRRRH, encoded by the coding sequence GATTTTTCATGCCCAGGGAGTGTCTggatggaggaggaagaaaagcccTGGAGATtccgcacgaggaggggctgcaaacccagcccagggagctgcagggaggaaagagcccccctgagccaggaaggcggccggagatccagccagagctcagagctggtggaaaagcctcatggcagggagaagccccacaagtgcttggaatgtgggaagggttTTAGTCGGAGATTGCACCTGATCCAGCACCAGGTGATCCACACTGGGAAGCAGCCCTATGAGTGTGAGGAATGTGGGAAGCGtttcagctggagctccagcctgaggcgGCACCAGGTcctccacactggggagaggccctatgagtgtgaggagtgtgggaagagcttcagccagagctccatCCTGATCCaacaccagaggatccacactggggaaaagccctttgagtgtggggaatgtgggaagagcttcaggcagaggGGGAGCCTGATGCAACACAAGATGATCCACACTGGAGACCGGCCTTAcgagtgtggggaatgtgggatgAGCTTCTGCCAGAAGGGGAGCCTGATGCAACACCacaggatccacactgggggaaagccctatgagtgtgtggaatgtgggaagagctttggaTACAGCTCTGGCCTGAGGAAACAtgagaggatccacactggggaaaaaccctatgagtgtggggagtgtgggaagagcttcagcatCAAGTTCCAGCTGACAGAACACCAGAGGATCCActctggggaaaagccctacaagtgtggggaatgtgggaggaGCTTCAGAGAAAGCTGGGCCCTGATTCGGCACCAGGTGATCCACACGGGGGAACGGCCCTACAcctgcttggaatgtgggaagagctatGGGTGGCACTCTGACCTGAGAAAACACCAGCAGCGTGTTCACTCTGGGGAGAAGCCCTACAAGTGTTCTGAGTGTGGAAAGAGGTTTCACAGGAGCTCCGATCTCCTTGTACATGAGCGGAGTCACAccgaggagaggcccttccgctgccccgactgtgggaagggcttcaagCTAAACTCCCACCTCACCAtccaccggcgcatccacaccggggagaggccctacgagtgtggggagtgtgggaagagcttctcacaGAGGTCAATCTTGACCAAACACCAACGGAGGCGCCACTAA